DNA sequence from the Calidithermus timidus DSM 17022 genome:
CAGGTCGAAGGCCGCCGGGTAGTGGGTGGGGCTGCCCTGCTGCCCCTGGTTCCCCGCGGCGGCGGCCACCGGGATGTTTTGGCTCAGCGCGGCTTGCAGGGCCAGCTTCAGCGCTTCCACTGGGGTATCGCCCCCCAGGCTCAGGTTTAGGACGGTGGGGCCATGGCGGTTTTGCACCACCCAGCACACCCCCCGCACCACCCGGCTGGCCCGGCAGACCCCGTTCCCGTCGCAGACCCGCACCGGGATGATCTGAGCCTCAGGGGCAACCTCCCTCACCAACCCCGCTGCGCCGGTGCCGTGGCCGTTTGGGAAGGCGTCCTGAGGGGTGGTGTCGTTGTCCACAAAGTTGTAGCCCGGGAGCTGGGGAATAGCTGCGTCCACCCCGGTGTCCAGCACCGCCACCTGCACCCCCTGCCCCTTGTAGCCCCGGTTCGTGGCCAAAGGAGCCCCCACTGCTTCTCCGCCCGGGGTGCCGGATAGGCTCCACAAGCTCTCGGGGTCGGCTTTGTAGCTGGGATCCTGGGCCTCCAGTTCTTCTAGAGCTTTGCCCAAGGCTTCACCGCTATAGCCCAGCTCGGCCAAGGCGAAACCGCAGTCCGAGAGGTCGTCCTTTTGGATCAGGCTGAAGTCTTTAGGGAGCTTGGGGGTTTGCCCCAGGGGCAGCCGGAGCAGGATCCGCGTGGGGTCTACCTGGCCCAGTACGCCCAGGGTGGCGCGCGCCTCCCGGCTTCCGGCCACCACCCGCACCGGCTGAGGGCCGCCCGGCACGCTGGGCACCTTGAAGCGCAGCCGTCCGGCTTCACGGGCCGTCACCGTGGCCTCCACGCTGCCCACAAAGACTTGGGTACCCTCCGGGCTCATCCCGCTGAGCCGGGCTTCTACTTCCTCCCCCAACGCCGCCCGGCTGGGAGAGAGCGTCAGGTTGGGGCCTGAAGGGGTACAGGCCGAAAGCAAGAGCAACGCTAGCCAGAACCATCTGCGCATGGGGCACCTCGTCGTGGTAGGGAACGCTATACCCGCTCAGATCCAACAGCCAGGCGGGCATGGCTAGGGAAGGGTGATGGGGCTGCCGCCCACGGTGTAGCTACCCTCTGCGCTGGGCCCGGCCACCTCGGTGCTGGCGGTGAAAACCGCGGGGTCGGTTGCGTCCAGGCTGAGGAGGTTGCCCGGCGAAAGCACCGCCGAAATCTTGACGCTGACGCTGCCGCTAAAAGGGGTATAGCTCAGGCCGCTGCTCAGATCGGGGACGGCGTAGCTGGAGGTGCTGCCCAGCCAGCCGTTGGAGAGGGTCACCTGGTAGCTTAGGCCCGAACCGGTTAAGGCCACACTATACGCCTTGAGATTGGCTCCGCTGTAGCTAAGGCCGGAGATGGTGGGGTGCGCTGCGGCGGTTACGCCCAAGCTACCCGCAGGCCAGGGCGTAGGCAGGCTGAGGCTAGGGGCGCCGCCGCCGAAGCCCTTGAACTGGCGCACCGATCCCGTATTGGTTGCGTTGGTGGCGCTTGTGGCGGCTATGTAGCGGTCGCCTGAGCCGAAGCCGGCCACCGGACGGTAGGAAGTACCTGCACCTACCATGCCGGTGCCCTTGTTGTCCCCACTTACGTAAAAGATGGCTGCTTGAACTCCCGGACCAAGCGAGTTAAAGCTGTATCCGCTGGGCAGGGTGGGCGCAGTGAAGTTGACCAGGCTGGTGGAGTCGGAGGTTTGCAGCATCACGTTGGTTGAGCCGCCGTTGGTGACGTTGACGTTGCGCACCACCTTGGCCCCACGGACGGTAAGGCCGCTGGGATCAAACACCGTGATGACCAGATCCTGCGGGCCAAGCGGGAGATTCGCGTTCACATCTACGGTGGTGTTGCTGCCTACGGCTGCGGAATTGCCAGGTCCAAGTCCAACGGCCACCTGATCGCTCGGCTGGATGCCCCAGGCGCCCATCACCGTGCTCAGGTTGACCTGCACCGTGAAGGGAACAGGGGTAAGCGTACTGCACACCACCTTGGGGTTGGCGAGTTCGGCGTTGGTGGCCTGGATAAGCTGCACCTGGGCGCTGCTGCCGCTGCCACAGCGCACCGCCACCCCGTACTTGCTCTGGCTGCCCAGATTAAAAGTACCCGTTTTGGTGGTGGTGCCGCTCAGGGTGAGGGGCTGCCAGCTCCCCGAACCCACCTGGTAGAGGGCAGCGCCGAAACTACCCCCAGGGTCTTCCACGGTGAGGGTGATGCTGTTGGGGGGTGGGGGCGTGCCTCCGCCGCAGGCAGCGAGGAAAAGAACCACAGCCGTGGCTAAA
Encoded proteins:
- a CDS encoding S8 family serine peptidase; protein product: MRRWFWLALLLLSACTPSGPNLTLSPSRAALGEEVEARLSGMSPEGTQVFVGSVEATVTAREAGRLRFKVPSVPGGPQPVRVVAGSREARATLGVLGQVDPTRILLRLPLGQTPKLPKDFSLIQKDDLSDCGFALAELGYSGEALGKALEELEAQDPSYKADPESLWSLSGTPGGEAVGAPLATNRGYKGQGVQVAVLDTGVDAAIPQLPGYNFVDNDTTPQDAFPNGHGTGAAGLVREVAPEAQIIPVRVCDGNGVCRASRVVRGVCWVVQNRHGPTVLNLSLGGDTPVEALKLALQAALSQNIPVAAAAGNQGQQGSPTHYPAAFDLPGLVAVGALEDNPTQGGLRPAPYSTQGPYVDLAAPGTDLDCIKPGGSVGSCTGTSFATPLVAGAMAVWLSAQPNLSPAQLQQALQQHAKPLPYPSQAVGAGMLDLSQDP